From a single Kiritimatiellia bacterium genomic region:
- a CDS encoding BatD family protein, producing MASLRCYISTIACITILTSSLVCAEEPGMKVTANRDRIYIGESFILEITVSGSGDPAEIDFSGLKNANIRPLGSRNISNYQITIINGRITREGFSGFVSSYEITPLVPGRFQAGPITAKINGKLLAAAGPVVMVTDIEKQDRVILSVTASRETALIDEPFSVTLNFKIQCLPGAAAGFEPLFPDNPPALTIPWLDQELAGLTGPDVRRLLTGCLAPHWNQPGVTINRFTLASDPFDIGSMFLREPRKAKFSLPRKTVQINNRSYCEYSLQFDYVPQEEGNYVFGPVIFKGGVPERLDEHGRAVGADIFAVGPACTVRIIPPPEEGRPESYSGAIGSNLVVKAALDTAECNLGDPLTLTLTASGPVRLDKMFPPKLSLQTNLLERFTIYDNTAQSVKKGTYNQFLYTIRPSQAGRFEIPPIEVAYYDVVGRGYRKIFTDPIPVRVRRGAEVTGAQIIGATNHAGRRGEDAADLRQAAPAPIRLDNAGAAPAGLLGGPRLFLLAGAGPALYFAVVLLGFIRRSGRRIIRVRRVRSAKDRAYRGLRAAARIGQKDLPQAAALVCRTARKYLGERLGGETAALTPAETVRLLSAHGVSENLAGDFGALYEKYFNTGFAGARVAGNMAEDCRGMRGLIKRIEKELDRLGKNKAAGAVVILFLLLGVSAFGLDASDRNFIWEEANAAMQTARTSADYLRAAEIYQRLVDAGVRNGPLFYNMGTALLRAGRDELAVGVFERAERYLGYQPDLEHNLKIASARKTGGNHARLPWQRVVFFWHFYLACPQRSAAAVFAFFLFWLALVLRKAGIGRAINAVALAGLVCFIVFATSAAASWQMENSARRCDLRLPPAAPAELQGQAAAATDNP from the coding sequence ATGGCAAGCTTGCGATGTTACATCAGCACGATTGCCTGCATAACTATTTTGACCAGCAGTCTGGTATGCGCCGAAGAGCCCGGCATGAAGGTAACCGCCAACCGGGACCGGATTTATATCGGCGAATCGTTCATTCTTGAAATCACCGTTTCCGGTTCCGGCGATCCAGCCGAAATTGATTTCAGCGGACTGAAAAACGCCAATATCCGCCCGCTCGGCAGCCGCAATATCAGCAATTACCAGATTACCATCATCAACGGCCGGATAACCCGGGAGGGCTTCAGCGGTTTTGTTTCCAGCTACGAGATTACGCCGCTTGTTCCCGGCCGGTTCCAGGCCGGCCCCATCACCGCCAAAATCAACGGGAAATTATTAGCGGCGGCCGGTCCCGTGGTCATGGTTACCGATATTGAAAAACAGGACCGGGTGATTTTGTCCGTAACCGCCTCGCGCGAAACGGCCTTGATTGACGAGCCTTTTTCCGTGACGCTCAACTTTAAGATACAATGTCTGCCGGGCGCCGCCGCCGGTTTTGAACCCCTTTTTCCCGATAATCCCCCCGCGCTGACCATTCCCTGGCTGGACCAGGAACTGGCCGGATTAACCGGTCCCGATGTGCGCCGCCTCCTGACCGGCTGCCTGGCTCCGCACTGGAACCAGCCCGGCGTTACCATCAACCGCTTTACGCTGGCCTCCGATCCCTTTGATATCGGCAGCATGTTCCTGCGCGAGCCGCGCAAGGCGAAGTTTTCCCTGCCCAGAAAAACGGTTCAGATTAACAACCGGTCTTATTGCGAATACAGCCTGCAGTTTGATTATGTTCCGCAGGAAGAAGGGAATTATGTCTTTGGCCCCGTTATTTTTAAGGGCGGCGTTCCGGAGCGGCTGGATGAACACGGCCGGGCGGTCGGGGCGGATATTTTCGCGGTGGGGCCGGCCTGCACGGTCAGGATCATTCCCCCGCCGGAAGAAGGCCGGCCGGAATCCTACAGCGGCGCAATTGGCAGCAATCTGGTTGTCAAGGCCGCCCTGGACACGGCCGAATGCAACCTGGGCGATCCTCTCACCTTGACCTTGACTGCTTCCGGCCCGGTCAGGCTTGACAAAATGTTTCCGCCGAAACTCAGCCTGCAAACCAATCTGCTTGAGCGTTTCACGATTTACGACAACACCGCTCAATCCGTCAAGAAGGGGACTTACAACCAGTTTTTGTACACCATCCGGCCCTCCCAGGCCGGCCGTTTTGAAATCCCGCCGATAGAAGTCGCCTACTATGACGTTGTCGGCCGCGGTTACAGGAAAATTTTCACCGATCCCATTCCCGTGCGGGTGCGGCGCGGCGCCGAGGTTACCGGGGCGCAGATTATCGGCGCGACAAATCACGCCGGCCGGCGCGGGGAAGACGCGGCGGATTTGCGGCAGGCGGCGCCGGCGCCCATCCGCCTGGATAATGCCGGCGCCGCGCCGGCCGGTCTGCTGGGCGGCCCAAGATTGTTTTTGCTGGCGGGGGCCGGGCCGGCCCTTTATTTCGCGGTTGTTCTGCTCGGATTTATCAGGCGTTCCGGCCGGAGAATAATTCGTGTCCGGCGCGTGCGCTCCGCCAAGGACCGGGCATACAGGGGACTGCGTGCCGCCGCCCGGATCGGGCAAAAGGATTTGCCGCAGGCCGCCGCGTTGGTTTGCCGGACGGCGCGGAAATACCTCGGAGAACGTTTGGGGGGCGAAACCGCCGCGCTTACGCCGGCCGAAACCGTCCGTTTGCTTTCCGCGCACGGCGTCAGTGAAAATCTTGCCGGGGATTTCGGCGCTTTGTATGAAAAATATTTCAACACCGGCTTTGCCGGCGCGCGGGTTGCCGGGAACATGGCGGAAGACTGCCGCGGCATGCGCGGATTGATTAAACGCATTGAAAAAGAGCTTGACCGGCTGGGAAAAAACAAGGCGGCGGGCGCGGTTGTCATTCTGTTCCTGCTGCTTGGCGTGAGCGCATTCGGACTGGATGCCTCGGATCGTAATTTTATCTGGGAAGAGGCCAATGCCGCCATGCAGACGGCGCGAACATCCGCCGATTACCTGCGCGCGGCTGAAATTTATCAGCGGCTGGTTGATGCCGGCGTGCGCAACGGCCCGCTTTTTTACAATATGGGGACGGCCCTGCTCCGGGCCGGGCGGGATGAACTTGCCGTTGGCGTTTTTGAGAGGGCGGAACGCTACCTCGGTTATCAGCCGGATCTTGAGCATAATCTGAAAATTGCCTCGGCCCGCAAAACCGGCGGCAATCACGCGCGGCTGCCCTGGCAAAGGGTGGTATTCTTCTGGCATTTTTATCTCGCGTGCCCGCAGAGGAGCGCCGCGGCCGTTTTTGCGTTTTTCCTTTTCTGGCTGGCGCTCGTTCTGCGGAAGGCCGGGATCGGGAGGGCGATTAATGCGGTTGCCTTGGCCGGTCTCGTTTGCTTTATTGTTTTCGCCACATCGGCGGCGGCCTCGTGGCAGATGGAAAATTCGGCGCGCCGGTGCGATTTAAGGCTTCCGCCGGCGGCGCCGGCGGAATTGCAGGGGCAAGCCGCCGCGGCGACGGACAACCCGTGA